Proteins encoded in a region of the Micropterus dolomieu isolate WLL.071019.BEF.003 ecotype Adirondacks linkage group LG09, ASM2129224v1, whole genome shotgun sequence genome:
- the LOC123976436 gene encoding E3 ubiquitin-protein ligase RING2-A-like isoform X2, translated as MAAPVNIQTPSKTWELSLYELHRSPQEAIMDGTEVAVSPRSLHSELMCPICLDMLKNTMTTKECLHRFCSDCIVTALRSGNKECPTCRKKLVSRRSLRRDSNFDALISKIYPSRDEYEAHQRRVLDRLNRLHNKEALSSSIEEGLRQQARYRNHRVKKPTQESDNTTFSGGEDNGDARSHLSHDSAPSHTPHPPGQTPSEAGPSRKRRVSEDGSGPEADSGSPTPPLRRHKEGPGSEIELVFRPHPQLVHAQDYNQTRYVKTTANATVDHLSKYLALRIALEEGRNNREPEDRGTAERGGEERGGGGGETEGTAGSGEGSTLSNISEKQYTIYILTRGGQFSTLNGSLTLELVNEKYWKVRKPLELYYAPTKDQPQPPQQKSPPPPPPPPPPPPQREG; from the exons ATGGCAGCTCCAgtaaacatccagactcccagTAAGACCTGGGAGCTGAGTCTGTATGAGCTTCACAGGAGCCCTCag gaggCGATCATGGATGGGACGGAGGTGGCGGTCTCTCCGCGCTCTCTGCACAGCGAGCTGATGTGTCCCATCTGTCTGGACATGCTGAAGAACACCATGACGACCAAAGAGTGTCTGCACCGCTTCTGCTCCGACTGCATCGTCACCGCGCTGCGATCAGG GAACAAAGAGTGTCCGACCTGCAGGAAGAAGCTGGTCTCCAGGCGTTCGCTGCGCCGAGACTCAAACTTCGACGCGCTGATCTCGAAGATCTACCCGAGCCGGGACGAGTACGAGGCCCACCAGCGCCGCGTCCTGGATCGACTCAACAGGCTTCACAACAAGGAAGCACTGAGCTCCAGCATCGAGGAGGGGCTCCGACAGCAGGCTCGCTACAG GAACCACCGGGTGAAGAAGCCGACTCAGGAGAGTGACAACACCACCTTCAGTGGAGGGGAAGATAACGGCGACGCCCGCTCTCACCTGTCTCATGACTCTGCCCCCTCACACACCCCTCACCCCCCGGGCCAGACCCCTTCTGAGGCCGGACCGAGCCGCAAGCGGCGTGTGTCGGAAGACGGCTCGGGGCCCGAGGCGGACAGCGGCAGCCCCACCCCTCCGCTGAGACGCCACAAAGAGGGGCCGGGGTCGGAGATAGAGCTGGTGTTCAGACCACACCCGCAGCTGGTCCACGCCCAGGACTACAACCAGACCAG ATATGTGAAGACGACAGCCAACGCCACAGTGGACCATCTGTCTAAATACCTCGCTCTGCGCATCGCTCTGGAGGAAGGACGGAACAACAGAGAGCCGGAGGACAGAGGAACAgcggagaggggaggagaggaaagaggaggaggaggaggagaaactgAAGGAACAGCAGGAAGCGGAGAGGGGTCGACTCTGAGCAACATCAGTGAGAAACAGTACACCATCTACATCCTGACGAGAGGAGGACAGTTTTCT ACGCTGAACGGCTCTCTGACTCTCGAGTTGGTCAACGAGAAATACTGGAAGGTCAGGAAGCCTCTGGAGCTTTACTACGCTCCCACCAAAGACCAACCACAACCACCGCAACAGAAGtctcccccaccaccaccacctcctcctcctcctcctcctcagagggaGGGATGA
- the LOC123976436 gene encoding E3 ubiquitin-protein ligase RING2-A-like isoform X1, with translation MAAPVNIQTPSKTWELSLYELHRSPQEAIMDGTEVAVSPRSLHSELMCPICLDMLKNTMTTKECLHRFCSDCIVTALRSGNKECPTCRKKLVSRRSLRRDSNFDALISKIYPSRDEYEAHQRRVLDRLNRLHNKEALSSSIEEGLRQQARYRSERNHRVKKPTQESDNTTFSGGEDNGDARSHLSHDSAPSHTPHPPGQTPSEAGPSRKRRVSEDGSGPEADSGSPTPPLRRHKEGPGSEIELVFRPHPQLVHAQDYNQTRYVKTTANATVDHLSKYLALRIALEEGRNNREPEDRGTAERGGEERGGGGGETEGTAGSGEGSTLSNISEKQYTIYILTRGGQFSTLNGSLTLELVNEKYWKVRKPLELYYAPTKDQPQPPQQKSPPPPPPPPPPPPQREG, from the exons ATGGCAGCTCCAgtaaacatccagactcccagTAAGACCTGGGAGCTGAGTCTGTATGAGCTTCACAGGAGCCCTCag gaggCGATCATGGATGGGACGGAGGTGGCGGTCTCTCCGCGCTCTCTGCACAGCGAGCTGATGTGTCCCATCTGTCTGGACATGCTGAAGAACACCATGACGACCAAAGAGTGTCTGCACCGCTTCTGCTCCGACTGCATCGTCACCGCGCTGCGATCAGG GAACAAAGAGTGTCCGACCTGCAGGAAGAAGCTGGTCTCCAGGCGTTCGCTGCGCCGAGACTCAAACTTCGACGCGCTGATCTCGAAGATCTACCCGAGCCGGGACGAGTACGAGGCCCACCAGCGCCGCGTCCTGGATCGACTCAACAGGCTTCACAACAAGGAAGCACTGAGCTCCAGCATCGAGGAGGGGCTCCGACAGCAGGCTCGCTACAGGTCCGAGAG GAACCACCGGGTGAAGAAGCCGACTCAGGAGAGTGACAACACCACCTTCAGTGGAGGGGAAGATAACGGCGACGCCCGCTCTCACCTGTCTCATGACTCTGCCCCCTCACACACCCCTCACCCCCCGGGCCAGACCCCTTCTGAGGCCGGACCGAGCCGCAAGCGGCGTGTGTCGGAAGACGGCTCGGGGCCCGAGGCGGACAGCGGCAGCCCCACCCCTCCGCTGAGACGCCACAAAGAGGGGCCGGGGTCGGAGATAGAGCTGGTGTTCAGACCACACCCGCAGCTGGTCCACGCCCAGGACTACAACCAGACCAG ATATGTGAAGACGACAGCCAACGCCACAGTGGACCATCTGTCTAAATACCTCGCTCTGCGCATCGCTCTGGAGGAAGGACGGAACAACAGAGAGCCGGAGGACAGAGGAACAgcggagaggggaggagaggaaagaggaggaggaggaggagaaactgAAGGAACAGCAGGAAGCGGAGAGGGGTCGACTCTGAGCAACATCAGTGAGAAACAGTACACCATCTACATCCTGACGAGAGGAGGACAGTTTTCT ACGCTGAACGGCTCTCTGACTCTCGAGTTGGTCAACGAGAAATACTGGAAGGTCAGGAAGCCTCTGGAGCTTTACTACGCTCCCACCAAAGACCAACCACAACCACCGCAACAGAAGtctcccccaccaccaccacctcctcctcctcctcctcctcagagggaGGGATGA